A region of Candidatus Dormiibacterota bacterium DNA encodes the following proteins:
- a CDS encoding isoprenylcysteine carboxylmethyltransferase family protein, with protein sequence MTDPLSDELQAFVFANRGLLLAAPAALLAAFGKPSAFSVAVGLPAAAAGELLRCWAVGYSGETTRNDRVTAAKLVTSGPYAYVRNPLYLGNFITALGFTVAFTGKNSMLGRCALALGALGTMAGLYAAIVPHEEEYLRERFGDEFERYCERVPRILPHVEPAPDGAQAWDPSVIANAESKTFVTFGAMLALLALKSISA encoded by the coding sequence GTGACGGATCCGCTCTCCGACGAACTCCAAGCCTTCGTCTTCGCAAACCGCGGTCTCTTGCTTGCTGCGCCGGCGGCACTGCTCGCCGCGTTCGGGAAACCGAGCGCCTTCAGCGTTGCGGTCGGGCTGCCGGCGGCAGCTGCCGGCGAGCTGCTGCGCTGCTGGGCCGTCGGGTACTCGGGCGAGACGACGCGCAACGACCGCGTCACCGCTGCCAAGCTCGTGACCTCCGGCCCCTATGCGTACGTGCGCAATCCGCTCTACCTCGGGAACTTCATCACCGCGCTCGGCTTCACGGTCGCGTTCACCGGAAAGAACTCGATGCTCGGGCGCTGCGCGCTCGCGCTCGGCGCGCTCGGTACGATGGCCGGACTCTACGCCGCAATCGTGCCGCACGAAGAAGAGTATCTGCGCGAGCGCTTCGGCGATGAGTTCGAACGCTATTGCGAGCGCGTTCCGCGGATTTTGCCGCACGTCGAGCCGGCGCCGGACGGCGCGCAAGCGTGGGATCCGAGCGTCATCGCGAACGCCGAGAGCAAGACCTTCGTGACCTTCGGAGCGATGCTCGCACTGCTCGCGCTGAAGTCGATCTCCGCCTAA
- the gmd gene encoding GDP-mannose 4,6-dehydratase — protein MKKTALITGITGQDGSYLAELLLEKGYRVVGMTRRTSTDVHERIRHLAGEIEFVSGDLLDQASITAIVERVKPNEIYNLAAQSFVPTSWDQPVLTGEFTALGVTRVLEAVRAADPGIRFYQASSSEMFGKAHESPQRETTPFYPRSPYGVAKVYGHWITVNYRESFDIFACSGILFNHESARRGKEFVTRKITDGVARIKLGLAKELRLGNLDAQRDWGFAGDYVRAMWLMLQQGKPDDYVIATGTTHSVRDFVEAAFRVAGLGSYERYVVIDPAFVRPAEVDLLIGDASKAKRELGWEPSVDFERLVEMMVRADLERCAHS, from the coding sequence GTGAAGAAGACCGCGCTGATTACGGGGATCACGGGGCAGGACGGATCGTATCTCGCGGAGTTGCTGCTCGAGAAGGGCTATCGCGTCGTCGGGATGACGCGGCGCACGAGCACCGACGTGCACGAGCGCATTCGTCATCTCGCAGGCGAGATCGAGTTCGTCTCGGGCGACTTGCTCGATCAAGCGTCGATCACGGCGATCGTCGAGCGCGTCAAGCCGAACGAGATCTACAACCTTGCGGCGCAATCGTTCGTGCCGACCTCGTGGGACCAGCCCGTGCTGACGGGTGAGTTCACCGCGCTCGGCGTCACGCGCGTGCTCGAAGCCGTGCGCGCGGCCGATCCGGGCATTCGGTTCTATCAGGCGTCGAGCTCGGAGATGTTCGGCAAAGCGCACGAGTCGCCGCAGCGCGAGACGACGCCGTTCTATCCGCGCAGCCCGTACGGCGTTGCAAAAGTCTACGGCCATTGGATCACGGTGAACTATCGCGAGTCGTTCGATATCTTTGCCTGCAGCGGAATACTGTTCAATCACGAGTCAGCTCGACGGGGAAAGGAGTTCGTGACGCGCAAGATCACCGACGGCGTCGCGCGCATCAAGCTCGGGCTTGCAAAGGAGCTGCGCTTGGGCAACCTCGACGCGCAGCGTGATTGGGGTTTTGCGGGCGACTACGTGCGCGCGATGTGGCTGATGCTGCAGCAGGGCAAGCCCGATGATTACGTGATCGCAACCGGCACGACGCACAGCGTGCGCGACTTCGTCGAAGCGGCGTTTCGCGTCGCGGGCCTCGGTTCGTACGAGCGCTACGTCGTCATCGATCCTGCCTTCGTGCGCCCCGCGGAGGTGGATCTGCTGATCGGCGACGCCTCGAAGGCGAAGCGCGAGCTGGGATGGGAGCCGTCCGTCGATTTCGAGAGGCTCGTCGAGATGATGGTACGTGCGGACCTCGAGCGTTGCGCGCACTCGTAA
- a CDS encoding GDP-mannose 4,6-dehydratase, translated as MRALVTGASGFVGPHLLHALAEDGWEGVACDADLGDAAALRDALDRAEPDTVFHLAAQSFVPESTRDPEQTYAVNVLGTARLFAAVRAYAASVKPTPRVLFASSAEVYGAREPAELPLRETLAPQPSNPYAASKAAAEAILIGEMHAFGGDVVIARAFNHIGPGQSERFAVASFALGLAKIAAGGQRVLSVGNLDAERDVLDVRDVVRAYVALARHGERGEIYNVCSGKAVAMRDLLRELITIAHVPVEVRTDPQRMRPADVAITVGSNEKLVARTGWSPQIALVASLRDIYADARNRVAL; from the coding sequence TTGCGCGCACTCGTAACCGGGGCGAGTGGGTTCGTCGGTCCGCATCTGCTGCATGCTCTGGCCGAAGACGGCTGGGAGGGCGTCGCGTGCGACGCAGATCTCGGCGACGCAGCAGCGTTGCGCGATGCACTCGACCGGGCAGAGCCGGACACGGTCTTTCATCTTGCGGCACAGAGCTTTGTTCCGGAATCGACGCGCGATCCCGAGCAGACCTACGCGGTCAACGTTCTCGGCACCGCGCGGCTCTTCGCAGCGGTCCGCGCATACGCAGCGAGCGTGAAGCCCACGCCGCGCGTGCTCTTCGCCAGCTCCGCAGAGGTGTACGGTGCGCGCGAGCCCGCCGAGCTTCCGCTGCGCGAAACGCTGGCGCCGCAGCCGAGCAATCCCTACGCGGCGAGCAAGGCCGCGGCAGAGGCAATCCTCATCGGCGAGATGCACGCCTTCGGCGGCGACGTCGTGATCGCGCGCGCCTTCAATCACATCGGCCCCGGGCAGAGCGAGCGCTTCGCGGTCGCGTCGTTCGCGCTCGGGCTCGCGAAGATCGCGGCGGGCGGCCAGAGGGTACTCTCGGTCGGGAATCTCGATGCCGAGCGCGACGTGCTCGACGTGCGCGACGTCGTGCGCGCGTACGTCGCGCTCGCGCGGCACGGCGAGCGCGGCGAGATCTATAACGTCTGCAGCGGCAAGGCGGTCGCGATGCGCGACCTGCTGCGCGAGCTGATTACGATCGCGCACGTTCCCGTGGAGGTTCGCACCGACCCGCAGCGCATGCGGCCCGCCGACGTTGCGATCACCGTGGGATCGAACGAGAAGCTCGTCGCGCGCACCGGCTGGTCGCCGCAGATCGCTCTGGTGGCGTCGTTGCGGGACATCTACGCCGACGCGCGTAACAGAGTAGCGCTGTGA
- a CDS encoding OAM dimerization domain-containing protein, whose protein sequence is GKVQLSFTLPIEWSERADEAARRLAVAMGFRDVHVAEGRPAAAGFSFFIMYASSPHAVDLDAIAPSSVQAPAMSMEEVDRFVRERLGRKIKIAGACIGTDAHTVGIDAILNMKGYKGDYGLERYASFEVFNLGSQVPVESLMRFAKEREIDALLVSQVVTQKQSDVKNFTALSDLLEAEGIRDRVLLVCGGPRVTNLLAAELGYDAGFGRGTLPSEVASFIAQRMAERLT, encoded by the coding sequence GGAAAAGTGCAGCTCTCCTTCACGTTGCCGATCGAATGGAGCGAGCGGGCCGACGAAGCCGCGCGGCGCCTGGCCGTGGCGATGGGGTTTCGCGACGTGCACGTCGCGGAGGGGCGCCCTGCGGCGGCCGGCTTCTCGTTCTTCATTATGTATGCGTCCAGCCCGCACGCGGTCGACCTCGACGCGATCGCGCCGTCCTCCGTCCAGGCGCCGGCGATGTCGATGGAGGAGGTCGATCGCTTCGTGCGCGAGCGCCTCGGCCGCAAGATCAAGATCGCGGGCGCCTGCATCGGCACCGACGCGCACACCGTCGGAATCGACGCGATCCTCAATATGAAGGGCTATAAGGGCGACTACGGGCTCGAGCGCTACGCGTCGTTCGAGGTCTTCAACCTGGGCAGCCAGGTGCCGGTCGAGTCGCTGATGCGCTTTGCGAAAGAGCGCGAGATCGACGCGCTTCTGGTATCGCAGGTCGTCACGCAGAAGCAGAGCGATGTGAAGAACTTCACCGCGCTCTCCGACCTACTCGAAGCAGAAGGCATTCGCGACCGCGTGCTGCTCGTCTGCGGCGGTCCGCGCGTGACGAACCTGCTTGCCGCCGAACTCGGCTACGATGCAGGCTTCGGACGCGGAACGTTGCCGAGCGAGGTCGCGTCCTTCATCGCGCAACGCATGGCGGAACGCTTGACGTAA
- a CDS encoding HigA family addiction module antitoxin — MSRRLPPIHPGEILLEEFIVPRELNANKLALDLHIPSNRITEIIRGRRAISADTALRLARYFGTSAELWIGLQADYDLRRARDDFGVTIEREVRIA, encoded by the coding sequence ATGAGCAGGAGACTACCGCCCATCCATCCCGGGGAGATCCTTCTCGAGGAGTTCATCGTTCCGCGAGAGCTCAACGCAAACAAGCTCGCGCTCGATCTGCACATCCCTTCAAATCGCATTACCGAGATCATCCGCGGGCGCCGGGCGATCTCGGCCGACACGGCCCTTCGATTGGCTCGCTACTTCGGTACATCCGCAGAGCTTTGGATCGGACTCCAAGCTGACTATGATTTACGCAGGGCGCGCGACGATTTCGGCGTGACGATCGAGCGCGAGGTGCGGATCGCGTGA